Proteins encoded in a region of the Pseudomonas putida genome:
- a CDS encoding enoyl-CoA hydratase/isomerase family protein has protein sequence MAIHCEVLTGVDGARIGIATLDAPKALNALNLPMIEVLGEQLHAWARDPGVVCVLLRGNGAKAFCAGGDVRALVQACRDHPGSVPPLAASFFAAEYRLDFALHTYPKPLLCWGHGHVLGGGMGLLQGANVRIVTPSSRLAMPEISIGLYPDVGASWFLARLPGKLGLFLGLTGAPINARDALDLGLADRFLGEHQQEALIEELLQLNWQEQTAVQLYSLLKAEQHRACAELPEAQWLPRRQEIDQLLDVPDAASAWCALERLKQHDDPLLATAGQRLHEGCPLTAHLVWEQIRRARYLSLAQVFQMEYRMSLNCCRHPEFSEGVRARLLDKDNQPRWHWPDVAQVPAAVVEAHFAKAWEGRHPLADLA, from the coding sequence ATGGCCATTCATTGCGAGGTACTTACCGGCGTCGATGGCGCCCGCATCGGCATTGCCACCCTGGATGCGCCCAAGGCGCTCAATGCCCTGAACCTGCCGATGATCGAAGTACTGGGCGAACAACTGCATGCCTGGGCCCGCGACCCGGGCGTCGTCTGCGTGCTGCTGCGCGGCAACGGTGCCAAAGCCTTTTGCGCGGGTGGCGATGTACGGGCGCTGGTGCAAGCCTGCCGCGACCACCCCGGCAGCGTGCCACCGCTGGCGGCCTCTTTCTTCGCCGCCGAATACCGCCTGGACTTTGCCCTGCACACCTACCCCAAACCATTGCTGTGCTGGGGCCATGGGCATGTGCTGGGCGGTGGCATGGGGCTGCTGCAGGGCGCCAATGTGCGTATCGTCACACCCAGTAGCCGCTTGGCCATGCCGGAAATCAGCATCGGCCTGTACCCGGACGTCGGTGCCAGCTGGTTCCTGGCCCGGCTGCCAGGCAAGCTGGGCTTGTTCCTCGGCCTGACCGGTGCGCCGATCAATGCGCGCGACGCCCTGGATCTGGGCCTGGCCGACCGTTTTTTGGGTGAGCACCAGCAGGAAGCCCTGATCGAGGAATTACTGCAACTTAACTGGCAAGAACAGACTGCCGTGCAACTGTACAGCCTGCTCAAGGCCGAGCAGCATCGAGCTTGCGCCGAGCTGCCAGAGGCCCAGTGGCTGCCGCGACGGCAGGAGATCGATCAGTTGCTCGACGTGCCCGATGCGGCCTCGGCCTGGTGTGCGCTGGAAAGGCTCAAGCAGCATGACGACCCCTTGTTGGCAACTGCCGGCCAACGCCTGCACGAAGGCTGCCCGCTGACGGCACACCTGGTGTGGGAGCAGATCCGCCGGGCGCGGTACCTGTCGTTGGCGCAAGTGTTCCAGATGGAATACCGCATGAGCCTGAACTGTTGCCGCCACCCTGAATTCAGCGAAGGCGTGCGCGCCCGCCTGCTGGACAAGGACAACCAGCCGCGCTGGCACTGGCCGGATGTGGCGCAGGTGCCGGCAGCGGTGGTCGAGGCGCATTTTGCCAAGGCGTGGGAGGGGCGGCACCCGTTGGCAGACCTGGCATAG
- the ung gene encoding uracil-DNA glycosylase, translating into MTDDDRIKLEPSWKAALRGEFDQPYMHQLREFLRGEYAAGKEIYPPGPLIFNALNSTPLDQVKVVILGQDPYHGPGQAHGLCFSVQPGVATPPSLVNIYKELQRDLNIPIASHGYLQSWAEQGVLLLNTTMTVERANAASHAKKGWEFFTDRVIQVVSEQCPNVVFLLWGAHAQSKQKLIDGTKHLVLKSVHPSPLSAYRGFLGCGHFSRTNSFLEQRGMAPINWALPPL; encoded by the coding sequence ATGACTGACGACGATCGCATCAAACTCGAACCCAGCTGGAAGGCCGCATTGCGCGGCGAATTCGACCAACCCTACATGCATCAGCTGCGCGAGTTCTTGCGGGGTGAGTATGCTGCCGGCAAGGAGATCTACCCACCAGGGCCGCTGATCTTCAACGCGCTCAACTCGACGCCGCTGGACCAGGTGAAGGTGGTGATCCTCGGTCAGGACCCTTACCACGGGCCGGGCCAGGCACATGGCTTGTGCTTCTCGGTGCAACCGGGCGTGGCCACGCCACCGTCGCTGGTCAATATCTACAAAGAGCTGCAGCGCGACCTGAACATCCCGATTGCCAGCCACGGCTACCTGCAGAGCTGGGCTGAGCAGGGCGTGCTGCTGCTCAACACCACCATGACCGTGGAGCGTGCCAATGCGGCATCGCATGCCAAGAAGGGGTGGGAGTTCTTCACCGATCGCGTCATTCAGGTGGTCAGCGAGCAGTGCCCGAATGTCGTGTTCCTGCTGTGGGGCGCGCATGCGCAGAGCAAGCAGAAGCTGATCGACGGGACCAAGCACCTGGTGCTGAAGTCGGTGCATCCTTCGCCGTTGTCGGCTTACCGTGGGTTCCTCGGCTGTGGGCATTTCAGCCGGACCAACAGCTTCCTCGAACAACGGGGCATGGCGCCGATCAACTGGGCATTGCCACCGCTGTGA
- a CDS encoding AbrB family transcriptional regulator → MPDRSLPLFVATGLVGLAGGFAASKVGWPLPWMVGSLLAIILVRCLTPWQLSEIPNGRKCGQWIIGIGIGLHFTPAVIEQVASHFALIFFGALFTTLSSVISVWLLRRTGEDRATAFFASMPGGSGEMVNLGARNGAVLSQVAAAQSLRVLAVVLCVPALFKFLLGDGVPLNHTGSVSWGWLALIAPLGVAVALLWQRLRQPNPWLFGPLLVAATVSLAGNLQIALPNGASQIGQWLIGSGLACHFNRAFFRRAPSFLGRTLVATALCMAIAASAAWVLSVMTALDLRSLTLGMMPGGIAEMSLTAETLQLSVPLVTALQVMRLLFVLFLAEPLFRLWNANPQ, encoded by the coding sequence ATGCCTGATCGTTCGTTGCCGTTGTTTGTCGCGACCGGGCTGGTCGGCCTTGCTGGCGGTTTTGCCGCCAGCAAGGTCGGCTGGCCTTTGCCGTGGATGGTCGGCTCATTGCTGGCGATCATCCTGGTGCGCTGCCTGACCCCCTGGCAGCTGTCGGAAATACCCAATGGCCGCAAGTGCGGGCAGTGGATCATCGGTATCGGCATTGGCCTGCATTTCACGCCGGCGGTGATCGAGCAGGTGGCCAGTCATTTCGCGCTGATCTTTTTCGGCGCGTTGTTCACCACCCTGTCCAGTGTGATCAGCGTATGGTTGCTGCGGCGAACCGGCGAAGACCGCGCCACGGCGTTCTTCGCCAGCATGCCCGGCGGTTCGGGGGAGATGGTCAACCTTGGCGCGCGCAATGGTGCGGTGCTCAGCCAGGTCGCGGCAGCGCAGAGCTTGCGCGTGCTGGCTGTGGTGCTGTGCGTGCCTGCGCTGTTCAAGTTTTTGCTGGGTGACGGGGTGCCGCTGAACCACACCGGTAGCGTGAGCTGGGGTTGGTTGGCCTTGATTGCCCCGCTGGGCGTTGCCGTTGCGTTGCTCTGGCAGCGTTTGCGCCAGCCTAACCCGTGGCTGTTCGGGCCATTGCTGGTGGCGGCCACGGTCAGCCTGGCCGGTAACCTGCAGATCGCCCTGCCCAATGGCGCCAGCCAAATCGGCCAGTGGCTGATAGGCAGTGGCCTGGCCTGTCACTTCAACCGCGCGTTCTTCCGCCGCGCACCGTCGTTCCTCGGGCGCACCCTGGTGGCCACGGCATTGTGCATGGCGATTGCCGCCAGCGCCGCATGGGTGCTGAGCGTGATGACTGCGCTGGACTTGCGTTCGCTGACACTGGGGATGATGCCGGGTGGGATTGCCGAGATGAGCCTGACGGCGGAGACACTGCAGTTGTCGGTGCCTTTGGTGACGGCACTGCAGGTGATGCGCTTGCTGTTCGTGCTGTTTCTGGCGGAGCCTTTGTTCCGCTTGTGGAATGCGAACCCGCAATAA
- a CDS encoding diguanylate cyclase: MPLRSALFSQRSLIFTLLLLLACGFLATSLLSYFASRSAIRDGIVNTELPLTSDTVYSEIQKDLIRPVLIASMMAQDTFLRDWVLSGEQDTGRMTRYLGEVMGKQDTFTSFFVSDRTLTYYQAKGVLEHVEPGTWRDAWYFRLRDLKAPYEINVDLDMANHDSLTVFINYQVHDYQQRFIGAAGVGLSVSSVVKLIDQYQRRYQRAVLFTDAKGKVLLTGSEGGPHGLRVGQSLRDNPELNDVLAEQRVPGEGSHEYRDSETQSHFLNVRHLPELDWYLLVDKRETGALDRIRHSLYLNLAICAMITLVVLALVHAMVRRHQASTEALATLDSLTGLPNRRSFDLLAAQALHEAQRDSGPLVALLIDLDHFKALNDTHGHLAGDEVLRQFANVLQGSLRQSDILCRWGGEEFIVLLREAEGRQAVEVAEKIRRRTEQLTFSYDDQPLRLTTSIGLSSLQPEDTLHTLLTRADRALYRAKQAGRNRVCSDANHE, from the coding sequence ATGCCATTACGTTCCGCTCTGTTCTCGCAGCGCTCGCTGATCTTTACCCTGTTGCTGCTGCTTGCCTGCGGCTTCCTCGCCACTTCACTGCTCAGCTACTTCGCCTCGCGCAGCGCCATCCGCGACGGCATCGTCAATACCGAATTGCCACTGACCTCCGACACGGTCTACTCGGAAATCCAGAAAGACCTGATTCGCCCGGTGCTGATTGCCTCGATGATGGCCCAGGACACCTTCCTGCGCGACTGGGTGCTGTCCGGCGAGCAGGATACCGGGCGCATGACCCGCTACCTGGGCGAAGTCATGGGCAAGCAGGACACCTTCACCTCATTTTTCGTGTCCGACCGCACGCTGACCTATTACCAGGCCAAGGGCGTACTCGAACATGTCGAGCCGGGCACCTGGCGCGATGCCTGGTATTTCCGCCTGCGTGACCTCAAGGCCCCCTATGAGATCAATGTCGACCTGGACATGGCCAACCACGACAGCTTGACCGTGTTCATCAACTACCAGGTGCATGACTACCAACAGCGCTTCATCGGCGCCGCAGGCGTAGGGCTGAGCGTATCGTCGGTGGTCAAGCTGATCGACCAGTATCAACGCCGCTACCAGCGGGCGGTGCTGTTCACCGATGCCAAAGGCAAGGTGCTGCTGACCGGCTCCGAAGGTGGCCCGCATGGCTTGCGGGTCGGCCAGTCACTGCGCGACAACCCCGAACTGAATGACGTGCTGGCCGAGCAGCGAGTGCCAGGCGAAGGCAGCCACGAGTACCGTGACAGCGAAACCCAAAGCCACTTTCTCAACGTGCGCCACCTGCCCGAACTGGACTGGTACCTGCTGGTGGACAAACGCGAAACCGGCGCCCTCGACCGCATTCGTCACTCCCTGTACCTGAACCTGGCGATCTGCGCCATGATCACCTTGGTGGTGCTGGCGCTGGTGCATGCCATGGTCCGCCGCCACCAGGCCAGCACCGAAGCCTTGGCTACCCTCGACAGCCTCACCGGCCTGCCCAACCGGCGCAGCTTCGACCTGCTCGCCGCCCAGGCACTGCACGAAGCCCAGCGCGACAGTGGCCCGCTGGTGGCCTTGCTGATCGACCTGGACCACTTCAAGGCACTGAACGACACCCACGGCCACCTGGCAGGCGACGAAGTGCTGCGCCAATTCGCCAATGTGCTGCAAGGCAGCCTGCGCCAGTCGGATATACTGTGCCGCTGGGGCGGTGAGGAATTCATCGTACTGCTGCGTGAAGCCGAAGGCCGGCAGGCGGTCGAGGTGGCGGAAAAGATCCGCCGGCGCACCGAACAACTGACCTTCAGCTACGACGACCAGCCGTTGCGCCTGACTACCAGCATCGGGCTGAGCAGCCTGCAACCGGAGGATACCCTGCACACCCTGCTGACCCGCGCCGACCGTGCGCTTTATCGTGCCAAGCAGGCAGGCCGCAACCGTGTCTGCAGTGATGCCAACCATGAATGA
- a CDS encoding DUF4917 family protein → MPALDATLTSWPALAARHPCDALLLGNGASRAVWKPFGYFSLFEEAQRAGRKKGLAVSDQALFKSLGTELFEPVLSTLNITVRANAALAINSTAPLNRYYSIKEALIHAVRTVHLPWPLMPATTLAALNQALRGYRCVYTSNYDLLLPWAVQYAPQGFAELFDEQGYFDVRRTRSEGTRVLHLHGGLHLLKLPDGTTRQRSAESAELLDGFAVNIPGEVPLFVNEDRSDEKLRAIRHSDYLSWCLGQLARESQGLCLFGQHLDSSDQHLLDAIRLARPKQLSIAIRPLSEASVINQKQHFVDRFADLVSTTLHFFDASTHPLGQATLAIEPPSARR, encoded by the coding sequence ATGCCTGCACTCGACGCCACCCTCACCTCCTGGCCAGCACTCGCCGCCCGCCACCCCTGCGACGCCCTGCTGCTGGGCAACGGCGCCAGCCGCGCAGTGTGGAAACCGTTCGGCTACTTCTCGCTGTTCGAGGAAGCGCAACGCGCCGGCCGCAAGAAAGGCCTGGCGGTCAGCGACCAGGCATTGTTCAAATCCTTGGGCACGGAGCTGTTCGAGCCCGTACTCAGCACCCTCAACATCACAGTACGCGCCAACGCCGCACTGGCCATCAACTCCACCGCGCCGCTGAACCGCTACTACTCGATCAAGGAAGCGCTGATCCACGCCGTGCGTACCGTGCACCTGCCCTGGCCACTGATGCCTGCCACCACCCTGGCCGCGCTCAACCAGGCCCTGCGCGGCTACCGCTGCGTCTACACCAGCAACTACGACCTGCTGCTGCCGTGGGCCGTGCAATACGCCCCGCAGGGCTTCGCCGAACTGTTCGACGAGCAAGGCTACTTCGACGTGCGCCGCACCCGCAGCGAAGGCACCCGCGTGCTGCACCTGCATGGCGGCCTGCACCTGCTCAAGCTGCCCGACGGCACCACCCGCCAACGCAGCGCCGAAAGCGCCGAGCTGCTCGATGGGTTTGCCGTGAACATCCCAGGTGAAGTACCGCTGTTCGTCAACGAAGACCGCAGCGACGAGAAACTGCGTGCCATCCGCCACTCGGACTACCTGAGCTGGTGCCTGGGGCAGCTGGCACGGGAAAGCCAGGGGCTATGCCTGTTCGGGCAGCATCTGGACAGCAGTGACCAGCACCTGCTCGACGCCATTCGCCTGGCTCGGCCGAAGCAGCTTTCGATTGCTATCCGGCCGTTGAGCGAGGCTTCGGTGATCAACCAGAAGCAGCATTTCGTGGATCGGTTCGCCGACTTGGTGAGTACCACGCTGCACTTCTTTGATGCCAGTACGCATCCGCTGGGGCAGGCGACATTGGCGATCGAGCCACCCTCTGCTCGACGCTGA
- a CDS encoding pseudouridine synthase: MRLDRFLANLPSHNRQQARLMLAQRRVRVDGQIVSDPLAEVREFSRVELDEQLLQAGRPARYLMLHKPTGCVSATQDPQHPTVLDLLPAALRDDLHIAGRLDFNTTGLMILTNDGQWSRRLTQPATKLPKHYLVDTEDEIGEHYVARFREGFYFAFENLTTQPAQLDILGPRQARLAIVEGRYHQVKRMFGHFNNKVVGLHRESMGAICLDPGLAPGEFRELTADEIATV, translated from the coding sequence ATGCGCCTTGACCGTTTTCTCGCCAACCTGCCCAGCCACAACCGCCAGCAAGCCCGACTGATGCTGGCGCAACGCCGCGTGCGGGTGGACGGCCAGATTGTCAGCGACCCACTGGCCGAAGTGCGTGAATTCAGCCGCGTGGAGCTGGACGAGCAACTGCTGCAGGCCGGCCGCCCGGCCCGCTACCTGATGCTGCACAAGCCCACTGGCTGCGTCAGCGCCACCCAAGACCCACAGCACCCGACCGTGCTCGACCTGCTGCCTGCAGCGTTGCGGGATGACCTGCACATAGCCGGGCGCCTGGACTTCAACACCACCGGCCTAATGATCCTGACCAACGATGGCCAGTGGTCAAGGCGCCTGACCCAGCCTGCCACCAAGCTGCCCAAGCATTACCTGGTGGACACCGAGGACGAAATTGGCGAGCACTATGTGGCCAGGTTTCGCGAGGGGTTCTATTTCGCCTTCGAAAACCTCACCACCCAACCTGCCCAGCTGGACATCCTCGGCCCGCGCCAGGCCCGGCTGGCGATCGTCGAAGGGCGTTATCACCAGGTCAAGCGCATGTTCGGGCACTTCAACAACAAGGTGGTGGGGTTGCACCGGGAAAGCATGGGGGCAATCTGTCTGGACCCTGGTTTGGCGCCCGGGGAGTTTCGTGAACTGACGGCTGATGAAATAGCCACTGTCTAG
- a CDS encoding cysteine-rich CWC family protein, whose translation MNDSLHCPACGALNQCALADPRRATQACWCYSVSIDPAVIQALPDALRNKACLCPRCAAVEDQLRSPADH comes from the coding sequence ATGAATGACAGCCTACACTGCCCCGCTTGCGGCGCTCTCAACCAATGTGCCCTGGCCGACCCGCGCCGCGCCACACAGGCCTGCTGGTGTTACAGCGTAAGCATCGACCCGGCCGTGATCCAGGCCCTGCCTGACGCATTGCGCAACAAGGCTTGCCTGTGCCCGCGCTGCGCCGCTGTCGAAGACCAGCTCCGCTCACCCGCTGACCACTGA
- a CDS encoding SulP family inorganic anion transporter: MFLSRWLPGLANLLHYRREWFHADMQAGLSVAAIQIPIAIAYAQIVGLPPQYGLYACVLPMMVYALIGSSRQLMVGPDAATCAMIAGAVAPLAMGDPQRIAELSVIVTVLVGVMLIAAGLARAGFIASFFSRPILIGYLNGIGLSLIAGQLSKVVGFKIEGDGFILSLINFFQRLGEIHWVTLIIGLAALGLLIWLPRRYPRLPAALTVVALFMLLVGLFGLDRLGVAILGPVPAGIPKLAWPHSNLAEMKSLLRDALGIATVSFCSAMLTARSFAARHGYAINANHEFVALGVSNLAAGISQGFAISGADSRTAVNDMVGGKSQLVGIIAALVIALILLFFTAPMAWIPQAALGAVLLMAGWGLIDIKSLGRIRRLSRFEFWLCLLTTAGVLGLGVLPGIVFAVTLAILRLLYSIYQPTDAVLGWLPGTEGQVDIRKFKDARTVPGLVVYRFDDAILFFNADYFKMRLLEAVQSQNQPKAVLFDAEAVTSIDVSGIAALREVRDTLAAQGIFFAIARARGTFLRMLVRSGMAREMEDKLLFGSVRAGIRAYRVWRNRNRSVQTAEQR; this comes from the coding sequence ATGTTTCTCTCCCGCTGGTTACCAGGCCTTGCCAACTTGCTGCATTACCGCCGCGAGTGGTTCCACGCCGACATGCAAGCTGGCCTGTCGGTAGCCGCGATCCAGATCCCCATTGCCATCGCCTACGCACAGATCGTCGGCCTGCCACCGCAATATGGCCTTTACGCCTGTGTGCTGCCGATGATGGTCTACGCGCTGATCGGCAGCTCACGCCAATTGATGGTCGGCCCCGACGCCGCTACCTGCGCGATGATTGCCGGCGCCGTGGCGCCGCTGGCCATGGGCGATCCGCAGCGGATTGCCGAGCTGTCAGTTATCGTCACGGTGCTGGTCGGGGTGATGTTGATCGCCGCAGGCTTGGCGCGGGCCGGTTTCATCGCCAGCTTCTTCTCGCGGCCAATCCTGATCGGGTACCTCAACGGTATCGGCCTCAGCCTGATCGCCGGCCAGTTGTCCAAGGTAGTGGGGTTCAAGATCGAGGGCGACGGCTTCATCCTCAGCCTGATCAACTTCTTCCAGCGCCTGGGCGAAATCCACTGGGTAACATTGATCATCGGCCTGGCCGCCCTGGGCTTGCTGATCTGGCTGCCACGTCGCTACCCGCGCCTGCCTGCAGCCCTCACGGTGGTGGCGCTGTTCATGCTGCTGGTCGGCCTGTTCGGCCTTGACCGCCTTGGCGTTGCCATCCTCGGTCCGGTGCCTGCCGGCATCCCGAAACTGGCCTGGCCGCACAGCAACCTGGCGGAAATGAAAAGCCTGCTGCGCGATGCCTTGGGTATCGCAACCGTCAGTTTCTGCAGCGCCATGCTCACTGCACGCAGCTTTGCCGCCCGGCATGGCTATGCGATCAATGCCAACCACGAATTCGTCGCCCTGGGTGTGAGTAACCTGGCGGCCGGTATTTCCCAGGGCTTTGCCATCAGCGGCGCCGACTCGCGCACGGCGGTCAACGACATGGTCGGTGGCAAAAGCCAGCTGGTGGGCATCATCGCTGCACTGGTGATTGCCCTGATCCTGCTGTTCTTCACCGCGCCCATGGCGTGGATCCCGCAAGCGGCGCTGGGCGCCGTGCTGCTGATGGCCGGCTGGGGGCTGATCGACATCAAGTCGCTGGGGCGTATCCGACGCCTAAGCCGCTTCGAGTTCTGGCTGTGCCTGCTGACCACGGCGGGAGTGCTGGGCCTGGGCGTGCTGCCCGGCATCGTGTTTGCCGTGACCCTGGCGATCCTGCGCCTGCTCTACAGCATCTATCAGCCCACCGATGCCGTGCTGGGCTGGCTGCCGGGCACCGAAGGCCAGGTCGACATCCGCAAATTCAAGGACGCGCGCACCGTGCCTGGCCTGGTGGTGTACCGCTTCGACGACGCCATCCTGTTCTTCAACGCCGACTACTTCAAGATGCGCCTGCTAGAAGCCGTGCAAAGCCAAAACCAGCCAAAGGCCGTGCTGTTCGATGCCGAAGCCGTCACCAGCATCGATGTCAGCGGCATCGCCGCCCTGCGCGAAGTGCGCGACACCTTGGCCGCCCAGGGCATTTTCTTCGCCATCGCGCGCGCGCGGGGTACCTTCCTGCGCATGCTGGTGCGCTCGGGGATGGCGCGGGAGATGGAAGACAAACTGCTGTTCGGCTCGGTGCGGGCAGGCATTCGGGCGTATCGGGTTTGGCGCAACAGAAATCGAAGTGTGCAAACAGCTGAACAGCGCTGA
- the phaG gene encoding (R)-3-hydroxydecanoyl-ACP:CoA transacylase: MRPEIAVLDIQGQYRVYTEFYRADAAENTIILINGSLATTASFAQTVRNLHPQFNVVLFDQPYAGKSKPHNRQERLISKETEAHILLELIEHFQADHVMSFSWGGASTLLALAHQPRYVKKAVVSSFSPVINEPMRDYLDRGCQYLAACDRYQVGNLVNDTIGKHLPSLFKRFNYRHVSSLDSHEYAQMHFHINQVLHHDLERALDGARNINIPVLFINGERDEYTTVEDARQFSKHVGRSQFSVIRDAGHFLDMENKVACEDTRSVMLGFLKPAVREPRQRYQPVQQGQHALAI; this comes from the coding sequence ATGAGGCCAGAAATCGCTGTACTTGATATCCAAGGTCAGTATCGGGTTTACACGGAGTTCTATCGCGCGGATGCGGCCGAGAATACGATCATCCTGATCAACGGCTCGCTGGCCACCACGGCCTCGTTCGCCCAAACGGTACGTAACCTGCACCCGCAGTTCAACGTAGTACTGTTCGACCAGCCGTATGCCGGCAAGTCCAAACCACACAACCGTCAGGAACGGCTGATCAGCAAGGAGACCGAGGCGCATATCCTCCTGGAGCTGATCGAGCACTTCCAGGCGGACCACGTGATGTCCTTCTCGTGGGGAGGTGCAAGTACGCTGCTGGCGCTGGCGCACCAGCCGCGGTACGTGAAGAAGGCCGTGGTGAGTTCGTTCTCGCCCGTGATCAACGAGCCGATGCGCGACTACCTGGACCGTGGCTGCCAGTACCTGGCCGCTTGCGACCGCTATCAGGTCGGCAACCTGGTCAACGACACCATCGGCAAGCACCTGCCGTCACTGTTCAAGCGCTTCAACTACCGCCACGTCAGCAGCCTGGACAGCCACGAGTACGCGCAGATGCACTTCCACATCAACCAGGTGCTGCATCACGACCTGGAACGTGCACTGGATGGCGCGCGCAATATCAACATCCCGGTATTGTTCATCAACGGCGAACGCGACGAATACACCACGGTGGAAGATGCACGGCAGTTCAGCAAACACGTGGGCAGAAGCCAGTTCAGCGTGATCCGCGATGCGGGCCACTTCCTGGATATGGAGAACAAGGTCGCCTGCGAGGATACCCGCAGTGTGATGCTGGGGTTCCTCAAGCCAGCCGTGCGTGAACCCCGTCAACGTTACCAGCCTGTTCAACAGGGGCAGCATGCATTGGCCATCTGA
- a CDS encoding tripartite tricarboxylate transporter permease, protein MDTLSYLGQGFGVALTPYNLVTALSGTLIGTVVGLLPGLGPINGVALLIPIAFALGLPPESALILLAAVYLGCEYGGRISSILLNIPGEASTVMTTLDGYPMARQGLAGVALSLSAWSSFIGAFIATCGMVLFAPLLAKWAIAFGPAEYFVLMVFAIVALGGMAGDKPLKTFIAALIGLFLSAVGIDANSGVYRFTGDSVHLADGIQFVVLVLGLFSISEILLLLEKTHHGHQAVKATGRMLFNFKEAASVFVVNIRCGLLGFIMGVLPGAGATLASAVAYMTEKRLAGESGKFGKGDARGLAAPETAIGASCCGALVPMLTLGVPGSGTTAVMIGALTLYNITPGPLLFEQQPDIVWGLIASLFIANIMLVILNIPMIRIFTRILAVPNWALVPVIAIITAIGVYAVHATTFDLFLMVGIGIMGYILRKLDFPLSPILLGFILGGLMEQNLRRALSISNGELGILWSSPISMGVWALVMVMFALPLLRIWRKRSQQRRALADA, encoded by the coding sequence TCTCCGGCACCCTGATCGGTACCGTGGTCGGCCTGTTGCCGGGCCTGGGGCCAATCAACGGCGTGGCCCTGCTGATCCCCATCGCCTTTGCCCTCGGCCTGCCGCCAGAGTCGGCACTGATCCTGCTGGCCGCGGTGTACCTGGGCTGTGAGTACGGCGGGCGCATCAGCTCGATCCTGCTGAATATCCCGGGCGAAGCCTCGACCGTGATGACCACCCTCGACGGTTACCCGATGGCCCGCCAGGGCCTGGCCGGCGTGGCCCTGTCGCTGTCGGCCTGGAGTTCGTTCATCGGCGCCTTCATCGCCACCTGCGGCATGGTGCTATTCGCCCCGCTGCTGGCGAAATGGGCCATCGCCTTCGGCCCGGCGGAGTACTTCGTGCTGATGGTCTTCGCCATTGTCGCGCTTGGCGGCATGGCCGGTGACAAACCCCTGAAAACTTTCATTGCCGCACTGATCGGCCTGTTCCTGTCGGCGGTCGGTATCGACGCCAACAGCGGCGTGTACCGCTTCACCGGTGACAGCGTGCACCTGGCCGACGGTATTCAGTTCGTGGTCCTGGTGCTGGGTCTGTTCTCCATCAGCGAAATCCTCCTGCTGCTGGAAAAGACCCACCATGGCCACCAGGCGGTCAAGGCTACCGGCCGCATGCTGTTCAACTTCAAGGAAGCGGCCTCGGTGTTCGTGGTCAACATCCGTTGCGGCCTGCTCGGTTTCATCATGGGCGTGCTGCCGGGCGCCGGCGCGACGTTGGCCAGCGCCGTGGCCTACATGACCGAGAAGCGCCTGGCGGGTGAAAGCGGCAAGTTCGGCAAGGGCGATGCCCGTGGCCTGGCCGCGCCGGAAACCGCCATTGGTGCGTCCTGCTGTGGCGCCCTGGTACCGATGCTGACCCTGGGTGTACCAGGTTCCGGCACCACCGCCGTGATGATCGGCGCCCTGACCCTGTACAACATCACCCCCGGCCCACTGCTGTTCGAACAGCAGCCGGACATCGTCTGGGGCCTGATCGCCTCGCTGTTCATCGCCAACATCATGCTGGTGATCCTCAACATCCCGATGATCCGCATCTTTACCCGCATCCTCGCCGTGCCGAACTGGGCGCTGGTGCCGGTAATCGCCATCATCACCGCGATCGGCGTGTATGCCGTGCATGCCACCACCTTCGACCTGTTCCTGATGGTCGGTATCGGCATCATGGGTTACATCCTGCGCAAGCTGGACTTCCCGCTGTCGCCAATCCTGCTCGGCTTCATCCTCGGCGGGTTGATGGAGCAGAACCTGCGCCGGGCGCTGTCGATCTCCAACGGTGAACTGGGCATCCTCTGGTCGAGCCCGATCAGCATGGGCGTCTGGGCACTGGTCATGGTCATGTTCGCCCTGCCGCTGCTGCGCATCTGGCGCAAACGTAGCCAGCAGCGCCGGGCCCTGGCTGATGCCTGA